A part of Indicator indicator isolate 239-I01 chromosome 15, UM_Iind_1.1, whole genome shotgun sequence genomic DNA contains:
- the PPP4R2 gene encoding serine/threonine-protein phosphatase 4 regulatory subunit 2 isoform X3 has product MVLCSQEIHQGTLTAPMTTNGLPDSTEHKESSLQQTEDKKHSESPASESEGAQSSPVKNKHSEDDPAEAEGHEVKRLKFDKEGETGDAPNQTASSEASLGTGEDTETSSTSQDKEKEATCARQHCTEEEEEESFMSPRNAGSDRKDQEKDTEPSTVNEDTSEENNQMEESDQSQAEKDLHSDDSEISGSASSGSASSGADCSETEVLGPYTSETPEISSETPMENSDEATEVADEPMEQD; this is encoded by the exons ATGGTGTTATGTTCCCAGGAAATTCACCAGGGTACTCTGACAG CTCCTATGACAACAAACGGTTTGCCGGACAGCACGGAACATAAAGAATCAAGCTTGCAGCAAACAGAAGATAAAAAACACAG TGAATCACCAGCATCTGAATCAGAAGGCgctcagagcagccctgtaAAAAATAAGCACTCTGAAGATGatcctgcagaagcagaaggtCATGAGGTAAAAAGACTTAAATTTGACAAGGAAGGGGAAACCGGAGATGCACCTAACCAAACTGCCTCCAGTGAAGCTTCTTTAGGCACAGGAGAAGACACAGAAACATCCTCTACATCTCAGGATAAAGAAAAAGAGGCCACTTGTGCCAGACAGCACTGTacggaggaagaggaggaag AGTCCTTCATGTCTCCCAGAAATGCTGGTTCTGACAGAAAAGATCAAGAGAAAGACACTGAACCTTCAACTGTGAATGAAGACACCTCTGAGGAGAACAATCAAATGGAGGAGTCTGATCAGTCTCAAGCAGAGAAGGATTTACACTCGGATGACAGTGAAATCAGTGGATCTGCCAGTAGTGGATCTGCCAGTAGTGGAGCTGACTGCAGTGAAACAGAAGTGTTAGGGCCCTACACTAGCGAAACTCCAGAGATTTCATCAGAGACCCCTATGGAAAACAGTGATGAAGCCACAGAAGTTGCAGATGAACCTATGGAGCAAGACTAA
- the PPP4R2 gene encoding serine/threonine-protein phosphatase 4 regulatory subunit 2 isoform X1 → MDVERLQEALKDFEKRGKKEVCPILDQFLCHVAKTGETMVQWSQFKGYFIFKLEKVMDDFRTSAPEPRGPPNPNVEYIPFEEMKERILKIVTGFNGIPFTIQRLCELLTDPRRNYTGTDKFLRGVEKNVMVVSCVYPSSEKNNSNSLNRMNGVMFPGNSPGYSDRSNVNGPGTPRPVNRTKVSLSTPMTTNGLPDSTEHKESSLQQTEDKKHSESPASESEGAQSSPVKNKHSEDDPAEAEGHEVKRLKFDKEGETGDAPNQTASSEASLGTGEDTETSSTSQDKEKEATCARQHCTEEEEEESFMSPRNAGSDRKDQEKDTEPSTVNEDTSEENNQMEESDQSQAEKDLHSDDSEISGSASSGSASSGADCSETEVLGPYTSETPEISSETPMENSDEATEVADEPMEQD, encoded by the exons GGTTCAGTGGTCTCAGTTTAAAggctattttattttcaaactgGAGAAAGTAATGGATGATTTCAGAACCTCAGCTCCTGAACCGAGAGGACCTCCCAATCCAAACGTGGAATATATTCCCTTTGAAGAGATGAAAGAGAGAATTCTAAAAATTGTCACTGGATTTAATGG CATCCCCTTCACTATTCAGCGACTCTGTGAGCTGCTAACAGATCCTAGGAGGAATTACACAGGAACAGACAAATTCCTAAGAGGTGTGGAAAAG AATGTCATGGTTGTCAGCTGTGTATATCCATCTTCAGA gaaAAATAATTCCAATAGTTTAAATCGGATGAATGGTGTTATGTTCCCAGGAAATTCACCAGGGTACTCTGACAG ATCAAATGTCAACGGTCCTGGAACTCCCAGACCAGTCAATCGGACGAAGGTTTCTTTGTCAACTCCTATGACAACAAACGGTTTGCCGGACAGCACGGAACATAAAGAATCAAGCTTGCAGCAAACAGAAGATAAAAAACACAG TGAATCACCAGCATCTGAATCAGAAGGCgctcagagcagccctgtaAAAAATAAGCACTCTGAAGATGatcctgcagaagcagaaggtCATGAGGTAAAAAGACTTAAATTTGACAAGGAAGGGGAAACCGGAGATGCACCTAACCAAACTGCCTCCAGTGAAGCTTCTTTAGGCACAGGAGAAGACACAGAAACATCCTCTACATCTCAGGATAAAGAAAAAGAGGCCACTTGTGCCAGACAGCACTGTacggaggaagaggaggaag AGTCCTTCATGTCTCCCAGAAATGCTGGTTCTGACAGAAAAGATCAAGAGAAAGACACTGAACCTTCAACTGTGAATGAAGACACCTCTGAGGAGAACAATCAAATGGAGGAGTCTGATCAGTCTCAAGCAGAGAAGGATTTACACTCGGATGACAGTGAAATCAGTGGATCTGCCAGTAGTGGATCTGCCAGTAGTGGAGCTGACTGCAGTGAAACAGAAGTGTTAGGGCCCTACACTAGCGAAACTCCAGAGATTTCATCAGAGACCCCTATGGAAAACAGTGATGAAGCCACAGAAGTTGCAGATGAACCTATGGAGCAAGACTAA